In one window of Mercurialis annua linkage group LG4, ddMerAnnu1.2, whole genome shotgun sequence DNA:
- the LOC126676580 gene encoding AAA-ATPase At2g18193-like, with the protein MQDYSFLGNTKMVPSTSSLLSLYASFSTSMMLLRNAYREFVPHTIEHFVLSKLSLLFFAPRKSEVSFDTFIIDDSWDGLDRNQLINAARFYLSSKIDSRNKTIRVGKFRGQETVTASLVEGETIEDAFDGIEIKWTYAKPEKDSAGNNTRYYNKGYFEITFEDEHRDKIYNEYLAHILSTYSLMTKVEKVLRLYTRSRSGWSRIDFKHPSTFDALAMDHKLKQSIIDDLNRFLSRRDYYKRIGKAWKRGYLLHGPPGTGKTSLIAAMANYLQFDVYDLDLANISSDGDLRRAMLDIDRKSITVIEDIDCTSEAHTRAKSKQKSSSDDSSEVELPEAPVIKQFSLSGLLNCIDGLWSSCGEERIIIFTTNHKEVLDPALLRPGRMDMHIHMSYCTPQGFRILAYNYLEVKEHPLFEEIDELIMSNEVTPASLAEELLTSEDADVALGEVVNFLKQRKLDKEKAEEEKKIKKSKAEEEEKTKVDNEEEKKSKDEDEKKSSV; encoded by the exons atGCAGGACTATTCCTTCTTAGGAAACACGAAGATGGTTCCTTCAACATCCTCTTTACTCTCTTTATACGCTTCTTTTTCCACTTCCATGATGCTTCTAAGAAACGCCTACCGTGAATTTGTACCCCATACGATCGAACATTTCGTTCTTTCAAAGCTCTCCCTCTTATTTTTCGCTCCTCGAAAATCCGAAGTATCTTTCGACACTTTCATCATCGACGATTCTTGGGACGGTCTCGACCGCAACCAGCTCATCAACGCTGCCAGATTTTACTTATCCTCCAAAATCGACAGCAGGAATAAAACCATTCGAGTCGGTAAGTTCCGAGGCCAAGAGACTGTTACCGCCTCTTTAGTCGAAGGCGAAACGATCGAGGATGCGTTCGACGGTATTGAAATTAAGTGGACATATGCCAAGCCAGAGAAGGACTCCGCCGGGAATAACACTCGCTATTATAACAAAGGCTACTTCGAGATTACGTTTGAAGATGAGCATAGAGATAAGATTTATAACGAGTACTTGGCGCACATTCTTAGTACTTACAGCCTCATGACCAAGGTCGAAAAGGTTTTACGTCTTTACACCAGGTCTCGTAGCGGGTGGAGTCGCATTGATTTTAAACATCCATCCACGTTTGATGCGCTCGCCATGGATCACAAGCTGAAGCAGTCGATCATCGATGATTTGAACAGGTTTTTGTCGAGGAGGGATTATTATAAGAGAATCGGAAAGGCGTGGAAGCGCGGTTATCTTCTTCATGGACCTCCGGGGACTGGAAAAACGAGTTTGATTGCGGCGATGGCGAATTACTTGCAGTTTGATGTGTATGATTTGGACCTTGCTAATATCAGTTCTGATGGTGATCTGAGAAGAGCTATGCTTGATATAGATAGAAAATCTATAACTGTTATCGAAGACATCGATTGCACTTCGGAGGCGCATACTAGAGCAAAATCTAAACAAAAATCATCATCTGATGATTCTTCTGAGGTTGAACTTCCGGAAGCTCCGGTCATCAAG CAATTTTCGCTTTCGGGGCTACTAAACTGCATTGATGGATTATGGTCGAGTTGCGGGGAGGAGAGGATAATCATATTTACGACGAATCACAAAGAAGTTCTAGACCCCGCATTACTTCGCCCCGGACGGATGGATATGCACATTCACATGTCATATTGTACTCCTCAAGGATTCAGGATTTTGGCTTATAATTACCTTGAAGTGAAGGAGCACCCATTATTTGAAGAAATTGATGAGTTGATAATGAGTAATGAGGTGACTCCTGCATCTTTGGCTGAAGAGTTATTGACGAGTGAAGATGCTGACGTGGCTCTTGGAGAAGTTGTTAATTTCCTTAAACAAAGGAAATTGGACAAAGAAAAAGccgaagaagaaaaaaaaatcaagaaaagtaAAGCTGAAGAGGAGGAGAAAACCAAAGTTGACAATGAAGAGGAGAAGAAAAGCAAAGATGAAGATGAGAAGAAAAGCTCTGTTTAG
- the LOC126678563 gene encoding subtilisin-like protease: MEYRTLLGVVLILAFIVANVKAEKNLETYIVLLEKPEGKQFTDSNDLDSWYESFLPDGSFSSSNEARFEHSYHHVVTGFAAKLTADEVELMAKKEGFVLARPRRMVPFHTTHTPSFLGLQLNSGLWNSSNYGEGVIIGLIDSGIASDHPSFRGDNMPPPPAKWKGKCDNVTVCNNKLIGLRNFATDSNDTWDEYMHGTHTASTAAGSPVENANYFGHANGTAIGIAPRAHLAMYKVSGNEGAAGDSEILAAMDSAVEDGVDVLSLSLGIGSLPFYEDVIALGAFAAIRKGIFVSCSAGNSGPDPSSLSNEAPWILTVGASTVDRAIRATVLLGNNTQLNGESLYQPTDFSSYPLVYAGALLNRTESSAYCDPGSLKNVDIRGKIVLCERGGSFESVDKGQEVKDNGGSAMILMNDEYDGYVTEAEFHVLPASHVSYIAGLAIKSYINSTLSPTATILFKGTVTGLPEAPQLADFSSRGPSAASPGILKPDIIGPGVRILAAWPVSVDNTTNRYDMISGTSMSCPHLSGIGALLKNSHPEWSPAAIKSAIMTTARLVNLGDSPITDQEFVSSTVFDIGAGHVNPSKANNPGLIYDIQPDDYIPYLCGLGYSDKEVGLIVQQTVKCSNVSSIPEAQLNYPTFSITLGSTPKTYTRTVTNVGNSNSVYQIEYRAPQGVNVTVTPDKLSFSGVNQKATYSITFSKSGNVGGNFAEGYLNWVADELNVMSVIAVTFE; encoded by the coding sequence ATGGAATACAGAACATTGCTTGGAGTTGTGCTAATTCTAGCATTCATCGTAGCGAATGTGAAGGCAGAAAAAAACTTGGAGACTTACATTGTCCTTTTAGAGAAGCCCGAAGGAAAGCAATTCACCGATTCGAACGATTTAGACAGCTGGTACGAGTCGTTTTTGCCGGATGGTTCCTTTAGTTCATCAAATGAAGCACGTTTTGAACATTCTTACCACCATGTGGTTACAGGGTTTGCTGCAAAACTTACAGCAGATGAAGTAGAGTTAATGGCGAAGAAGGAAGGATTCGTGTTGGCTCGTCCTAGGAGGATGGTCCCTTTTCACACAACTCATACACCTAGCTTTTTGGGCTTGCAGCTGAATTCTGGGTTGTGGAATTCGTCAAATTACGGAGAAGGAGTGATTATTGGACTTATCGATAGTGGGATAGCATCTGATCATCCGTCATTTAGAGGTGACAATATGCCTCCACCTCCAGCAAAGTGGAAAGGGAAATGTGACAATGTAACAGTCTGCAATAACAAACTTATTGGTCTCAGAAATTTTGCTACGGACAGTAATGACACTTGGGACGAGTACATGCACGGGACTCACACGGCTAGCACAGCTGCAGGAAGTCCCGTAGAAAATGCTAATTACTTTGGCCACGCAAATGGTACTGCAATTGGCATTGCCCCACGAGCCCACTTGGCCATGTACAAAGTTTCTGGCAACGAAGGTGCAGCCGGTGATAGCGAGATATTAGCTGCAATGGATTCTGCTGTGGAGGATGGTGTCGATGTCTTATCGCTTTCCCTCGGAATTGGTTCTCTTCCATTTTACGAGGATGTGATAGCCTTAGGTGCATTTGCAGCTATTCGGAAAGGGATATTTGTGAGTTGCTCTGCAGGAAACTCTGGTCCTGACCCTAGTTCTTTATCAAATGAGGCACCATGGATTTTAACGGTAGGCGCAAGTACTGTCGATAGAGCAATACGAGCCACGGTTTTACTTGGAAATAACACACAGCTAAACGGCGAATCCCTTTACCAGCCAACTGATTTCTCTTCCTATCCACTTGTTTACGCTGGCGCTTTACTTAATCGTACCGAATCTTCTGCATACTGTGATCCAGGATCATTAAAAAATGTTGATATCCGAGGCAAAATAGTGTTGTGCGAGAGAGGAGGTTCGTTTGAATCAGTCGACAAAGGCCAAGAAGTGAAAGACAATGGTGGATCTGCTATGATTCTGATGAATGACGAGTATGATGGGTATGTTACAGAAGCAGAATTTCATGTGCTTCCTGCATCACATGTGAGTTACATTGCAGGTTTAGCAATCAAATCCTATATAAACTCCACGTTATCTCCAACAGCTACGATCTTGTTCAAGGGAACTGTGACCGGCTTGCCAGAGGCTCCTCAGCTTGCTGATTTTTCATCAAGAGGTCCTAGTGCCGCAAGTCCAGGAATCCTAAAACCAGACATTATAGGCCCAGGAGTCAGAATTTTAGCTGCCTGGCCGGTTTCTGTCGATAATACTACTAATCGGTATGATATGATTTCTGGAACCTCAATGTCTTGCCCTCACCTTAGTGGCATCGGAGCGCTACTAAAAAATTCTCATCCAGAATGGTCACCAGCTGCCATAAAATCTGCCATCATGACCACTGCTCGTCTCGTTAACCTCGGAGACAGCCCAATTACTGATCAGGAGTTTGTTTCATCTACTGTCTTTGACATCGGTGCAGGCCACGTGAACCCGTCAAAAGCAAATAATCCTGGTCTTATCTACGACATCCAACCTGACGACTATATTCCTTACTTATGTGGACTTGGCTATTCTGACAAAGAGGTAGGACTAATAGTTCAGCAAACCGTCAAGTGCTCGAATGTCTCGAGCATACCTGAAGCTCAACTGAATTACCCAACATTTTCTATCACTTTAGGGTCTACTCCTAAAACTTACACAAGAACAGTAACAAATGTCGGAAACTCTAACTCCGTTTACCAAATTGAGTACCGTGCGCCCCAAGGTGTCAACGTTACAGTGACACCTGATAAACTTTCCTTTAGTGGGGTGAATCAGAAAGCTACATACAGTATAACTTTTAGTAAGAGTGGAAATGTTGGTGGAAATTTTGCTGAGGGGTACCTGAACTGGGTTGCTGATGAGCTTAATGTCATGAGTGTAATTGCTGTGACATTTGAATAA
- the LOC126679222 gene encoding AAA-ATPase At2g18193-like: protein MQSYSFLGNTGSGMIPSTSSLLSLYASFSTSMMLLRNAYHELVPRKIESFLISKLTILFSRKKSASLDTFIIDDSWDGLDRNKLIDAARFYLSSKIDSKNKIIRVGKFRGQENVTAALVEGETVVDVFDGIEITWQFAKEEGSNDGSGNGGKNSKNSNRIYNKGYFEITFEDEYRDKIFNEYLTHIIHTSKLMTQGEKLLKLFTRSRGGWNSIDFQHPSTFDALAMDYERKQSIIDDLNRFLSRKEYYKRIGKAWKRGYLLYGPPGTGKSSLIAAMANYLKFDVYDLELANIISDSDLRRAMLDIDRKSITVIEDIDCNSEAHSRAKSKRKSSSSDDDDSDDELRVTKQFSLSALLNCIDGLWSSCAEERIIVFTTNHKEVLDPALLRPGRMDMHIHMSYCTPQGFRILAYNYLEVKEHPLFKEIDELIMSTEVTPASLAEELLKSEDADVALAEVVNFLKQRKLEKEKAEEEKKTKKSIVEE, encoded by the exons ATGCAGAGCTATTCTTTCTTAGGAAACACAGGCTCAGGGATGATCCCTTCAACATCCTCTTTACTCTCTTTATACGCATCTTTTTCCACTTCTATGATGCTCTTACGAAACGCATACCATGAATTAGTTCCCCGTAAAATTGAATCTTTCCTCATTTCAAAGCTCACCATCTTATTCTCCCGTAAAAAATCCGCATCTCTCGACACCTTCATCATCGACGATTCTTGGGACGGTCTCGACCGCAACAAGCTCATCGACGCCGCAAGATTCTACTTATCGTCCAAGATCGACAGCAAGAATAAAATCATCCGAGTCGGTAAGTTCAGAGGCCAAGAGAATGTAACCGCCGCTTTAGTCGAAGGCGAAACGGTCGTCGATGTGTTCGACGGTATTGAGATTACCTGGCAATTTGCCAAGGAAGAGGGGAGCAACGACGGCTCCGGTAACGGCGGAAAGAACAGTAAAAACAGTAACCGGATTTATAATAAGGGTTACTTCGAGATTACTTTTGAAGATGAGTACAGAGATAAGATTTTCAATGAGTATTTAACCCACATTATTCATACTTCGAAACTCATGACTCAAGGCGAAAAGCTTTTGAAGCTGTTCACGAGGTCTCGCGGCGGCTGGAATAGCATAGATTTTCAACATCCGTCGACGTTTGACGCGCTGGCCATGGATTACGAGCGGAAGCAGTCGATCATCGATGACTTGAACAGATTCTTGTCGAGGAAGGAATATTATAAGAGAATCGGAAAGGCGTGGAAGCGCGGTTATCTTCTTTATGGACCTCCGGGGACTGGAAAATCGAGCTTGATTGCCGCGATGGCGAATTATTTGAAGTTTGATGTGTATGATTTGGAGCTTGCTAATATAATTTCTGATAGTGATCTGAGAAGAGCCATGCTTGATATTGATAGAAAGTCTATAACTGTTATTGAAGATATTGATTGCAATTCTGAGGCGCATAGTAGAGCAAAATCTAAAAGAAAATCATCATCATCTGATGATGATGATTCTGATGATGAACTTCGGGTCACCAAG CAATTTTCGCTTTCGGCCTTACTAAACTGCATTGATGGATTGTGGTCGAGTTGCGCGGAGGAGAGGATAATCGTATTTACGACAAATCACAAAGAAGTTCTAGACCCTGCATTGCTTCGTCCGGGGCGGATGGATATGCACATTCACATGTCCTATTGTACTCCTCAAGGATTCAGGATTTTGGCCTATAATTACCTTGAAGTGAAAGAGCACCCATTATTTAAAGAAATTGATGAGTTGATAATGAGTACGGAGGTGACCCCTGCATCTTTGGCTGAGGAGTTATTGAAGAGTGAAGATGCTGATGTGGCTCTTGCAGAAGTTGTTAATTTCCTTAAACAAAGGAAGTTGGAGAAAGAAAAAgctgaagaagaaaagaaaaccaAGAAAAGCATTGTAGAAGAATAG
- the LOC126676581 gene encoding AAA-ATPase At2g18193-like, giving the protein MQDYSFLGNTKMIPSTSSLLSLYASFSTSMMLLKNAYRELVPHSIEEFVLSKLSILFFTRQKPESSNTFIIDDSWDGLDSNKLINAARFYLSSKIDSSNKIIRVGKFRGQESVTASLVEGETIDDVFDGIEITWKFAKPEKDSAGNDTHYYNKGYFEITFEDEHRDKIYNVYLAHILSTYKLMTKGEKVLNLYTRTSNGGWNCIDFQHPSTFDALAMDCKLKQSIMDDLNRFLSRRDYYKRIGKAWKRGYLLHGPPGTGKTSLIAAMANYLKFDVYDLDLANISSDGDLRRAMLDIDRKSITVIEDIDCNSEAHTRAKSKQKSSSDDSSDDERTVFKKFSLSGLLNSIDGLWSSCGEERIVVFTTNHKDVLDPALLRPGRMDMHIHMSYCTPQGFRILANNYLEVKEHPLFDEIDELIMSTEVTPASLAEELLTSEDADVALAVVVNFLKQRKMENEKTEEEKKIKKSKAEEEEKTKVDDEKKSSV; this is encoded by the exons atGCAGGACTATTCTTTCCTAGGAAACACAAAGATGATTCCTTCAACATCCTCTTTACTCTCTTTATACGCATCGTTTTCCACATCCATGATGCTTCTAAAAAACGCTTACCGTGAATTAGTACCCCATTCGATTGAAGAGTTCGTTCTTTCAAAGCTCTCAATCTTATTTTTCACTCGTCAAAAACCCGAATCTTCCAACACTTTCATCATCGATGATTCTTGGGACGGTCTCGATAGTAACAAGCTCATCAACGCAGCCAGATTCTACTTATCTTCCAAAATCGACAGCAGCAATAAAATCATTCGAGTCGGTAAGTTCCGAGGCCAAGAGAGCGTAACCGCCTCCTTAGTCGAAGGCGAAACGATCGATGATGTGTTCGACGGTATTGAGATCACATGGAAATTCGCCAAGCCAGAGAAGGACTCCGCCGGGAATGACACTCACTATTATAACAAAGGCTATTTTGAGATTACTTTTGAAGATGAGCATAGAGATAAGATTTACAACGTGTACTTGGCTCATATTCTTAGTACTTATAAACTCATGACCAAGGGCGAAAAGGTTTTAAATCTTTATACAAGGACCAGTAATGGCGGGTGGAATTGCATTGATTTTCAACATCCGTCCACGTTTGATGCGCTCGCCATGGATTGCAAGCTGAAGCAGTCGATCATGGATGATTTGAACAGATTCTTGTCGAGGAGGGATTATTATAAGAGAATCGGAAAGGCGTGGAAGCGCGGTTATCTTCTTCATGGACCTCCGGGGACTGGAAAAACGAGTTTGATTGCGGCGATGGCGAATTACTTGAAGTTTGATGTGTATGATTTGGACCTTGCTAATATCAGTTCTGATGGTGATCTGAGAAGAGCTATGCTTGATATAGATAGAAAATCTATAACTGTTATCGAAGATATTGATTGCAATTCGGAGGCGCATACTAGAGCTAAATCTAAACAAAAATCATCATCTGATGATTCTTCTGATGATGAACGTACGGTCTTCAAG AAATTTTCGCTTTCGGGGCTACTAAACAGCATTGATGGATTGTGGTCGAGTTGCGGGGAGGAGAGGATAGTCGTATTTACGACGAATCACAAAGATGTTCTAGACCCCGCATTGCTTCGCCCCGGACGGATGGATATGCACATTCACATGTCATATTGTACTCCCCAAGGATTCAGGATTTTGGCCAATAATTACCTTGAAGTGAAAGAGCACCCATTATTTGACGAAATTGATGAGTTGATAATGAGTACGGAGGTGACCCCTGCATCTTTGGCTGAAGAGTTATTGACGAGTGAAGATGCTGATGTGGCTCTTGCAGTAGTTGTTAATTTCCTTAAGCAAAGGAAAATGGAGAACGAAAAAactgaagaagaaaagaaaatcaagaaaagtAAAGCTGAAGAGGAGGAGAAAACCAAAGTTGACGATGAGAAGAAAAGCTCTGTTTAG
- the LOC126678562 gene encoding abscisic acid 8'-hydroxylase 3-like: MEREFALSLDCHWGQLEEWTKYHLATIDIQWMDGLAFHNSNSFKNNKKSVGAGRASLSMQLAILVLAEQNRSIYDIMEELDLLVFWKNYDTIVIGLTLLIAINYAIWKAWRSDKKSGGVMGRVGFPVVGETFSFLSATNSSKGCYEFVRLRRLWGIRYSCKRVRILAKTCRHGKYFKTRIFGKIHVFIPSTKGARQVLSNDFVEFNKGYVKSMADAVGENSLLCVPHHTHQRIRRLLSQPFSMPSLSNFVRTFDQMLTPTLNKLEQTGHSFTVLDFTMKMTFDAMCNMLMSVRDEWLLGDIEKDCIAVSDAMLSIPFMIPGTTYYKGIKARKRLTETLKGMIGKRRSGMEKHDDFLQTMIERDSYPSSEKLNDSEIIDNLLTLIIAGQTTTAAAMMWSVMFLHLNQDSLNKLREEQLFIAKNKQDGDSLTLEDLNKMSYGLKVVKETLRMSNVLLWFPRVALNDCTIDGFEIKKGWHVNIDATHIHYDPALYKDPLQFNPSRFDEMQKPYAFIPFGSGPRTCLGMNMAKVTMLVFLHRLTSGHTWKIHDLDLSLEKKTHIPRLRSGCPITLKPLNDSTQ, translated from the exons ATGGAGAGAGAGTTTGCACTAAGCTTAGATTGCCATTGGGGGCAGTTAGAAGAATGGACAAAAT ATCATTTAGCAACAATTGATATTCAGTGGATGGATGGCTTAGCTTTCCACAACTCTAATTCattcaaaaacaacaaaaagagTGTTGGGGCCGGAAGAGCTTCCCTAAGTATGCAATTGGCTATACTTGTG cTTGCTGAACAAAATCGAAGCATATATGATATTATGGAAGAGCTTGATCTTTTGGTTTTCTGGAAAAACTATGACACTATCGTAATTGGTTTGACGTTGTTAATAGCAATAAATTATGCTATCTGGAAAGCTTGGAGAAGTGATAAAAAGTCCGGAGGTGTTATGGGACGCGTTGGTTTCCCTGTCGTCGGTGAAACTTTCTCTTTTCTGTCGGCAACTAATAGTTCTAAGGGTTGTTATGAGTTCGTCAGGCTCCGGAGATTATG GGGTATACGTTATTCATGT AAGAGAGTGAGAATTTTAGCAAAAACGTGTAGGCACGGGAAGTACTTCAAGACGAGAATATTTGGGAAGATTCATGTGTTTATTCCGAGCACAAAAGGAGCAAGACAAGTATTGAGTAATGATTTTGTAGAATTCAACAAAGGATATGTGAAATCAATGGCCGACGCTGTTGGTGAGAACAGCTTGTTATGCGTACCACATCATACCCATCAAAGAATCCGCCGTCTTCTTTCTCAACCTTTCTCCATGCCTTCACTTTCCAACTTCGTTCGAACTTTCGATCAGATGCTTACGCCAACACTCAACAAATTAGAACAAACTGGCCACAGCTTTACTGTGCTTGACTTCACCATGAAg ATGACATTTGATGCAATGTGTAATATGCTAATGAGTGTGAGAGATGAGTGGTTGCTTGGGGATATAGAAAAGGATTGCATTGCAGTTTCAGATGCCATGCTATCTATTCCATTCATGATTCCTGGTACCACATACTATAAAGGCATTAAG GCTCGTAAAAGGTTGACGGAAACCTTGAAAGGGATGATTGGGAAGAGACGGAGTGGAATGGAGAAGCATGACGATTTTCTACAGACAATGATAGAGAGAGATTCATACCCATCGTCCGAGAAGCTCAATGACTCGGAGATCATTGATAACCTTTTAACTTTGATCATTGCTGGCCAGACTACCACAGCTGCAGCTATGATGTGGAGTGTCATGTTCTTGCATTTAAATCAAGATTCCCTAAATAAACTTCga GAAGAACAATTGTTCATTGCCAAAAATAAGCAGGATGGAGACTCTCTCACCCTTGAAGATCTTAACAAAATGTCTTATGGATTAAAG GTTGTCAAAGAGACATTGCGAATGTCAAATGTCTTGTTATGGTTTCCTCGAGTTGCACTAAATGATTGCACAATTGACG GATTTGAGATAAAGAAAGGATGGCATGTAAATATTGATGCAACACATATACATTATGACCCAGCCCTGTACAAGGATcctttgcaatttaatccatcaAGATTTGAT GAAATGCAAAAACCATATGCTTTTATACCTTTTGGTTCAGGACCCAGGACATGCCTAGGAATGAATATGGCAAaagtgacaatgttggtatttCTACATAGGCTAACTAGTGGTCACAC GTGGAAAATTCATGATCTAGATCTCAGTCTAGAAAAGAAGACGCATATTCCTCGACTAAGAAGTGGTTGTCCCATTACCTTGAAACCCTTAAATGATTCAACACAATAA
- the LOC126679156 gene encoding spermidine hydroxycinnamoyl transferase-like → MAAFIKNSYTIKPEKPSKRTIHQLSEWDQIGTITHMPTIYFYKPSPNWLLKSDAMITILKESLSRVLVPFYPLAGRLRSIGNSRLELVCNDMGVKLLEAESKFQLKDFGDFSPCPAFEYLIPCVDYTLPFDELPLMLVQLTKFQCGGVSVGLAISHTVADGQGALHFICEWARIARGERLNKSPYLDRNVFKIDESPVFDHREFSHPPLLLGKSNNYEERQRKTTTAMLKLTKEQIEKLKRNSIVNDGGRCYTRYEILTGHVWRCACKARGHEPEQPTAMGICVDSRKRMQPELPDGYFGNATFNVIAVSTAGEITSNPLEFASGKIREAIQKVTSEYVTSAITFLKNQKDLTRFQDFHTLGGTVEGPFYGNPNIGVVSWLRLPIYGLDFGWGKEIYMGPGTHYLDGGSLLIPHHDEEGSLVLAICLRVAHMDAFKKYFYEGLV, encoded by the coding sequence atggCAGCTTTTATCAAGAATTCTTACACAATAAAACCCGAAAAACCATCAAAGAGAACCATCCACCAACTTTCGGAGTGGGATCAAATAGGAACCATAACTCATATGCCCACAATTTATTTCTACAAACCATCACCAAACTGGCTTTTGAAATCCGATGCCATGATCACTATACTAAAAGAATCACTAAGCCGTGTCCTAGTGCCGTTCTATCCGCTTGCTGGGCGTTTACGCTCTATCGGCAATAGCCGCCTAGAGCTTGTTTGCAACGACATGGGGGTCAAGTTACTTGAGGCAGAATCAAAGTTTCAACTGAAGGATTTTGGCGATTTTTCGCCATGTCCGGCATTCGAATACCTAATTCCTTGCGTGGATTACACTCTACCTTTCGATGAATTACCACTAATGTTAGTACAGCTCACAAAGTTCCAATGTGGCGGCGTCAGTGTTGGATTGGCTATATCTCATACAGTTGCTGATGGGCAGGGTGCTCTTCATTTCATTTGTGAGTGGGCTCGCATTGCCCGCGGGGAACGCTTAAATAAATCTCCATATCTTGATCGAAACGTCTTTAAAATTGACGAATCGCCGGTTTTCGATCATAGAGAGTTTAGTCATCCACCACTCTTGCTAGGGAAATCAAATAATTACGAAGAAAGACAAAGGAAAACCACGACGGCCATGCTTAAGCTAACCAAAGAGCAAATTGAGAAACTGAAAAGAAACAGCATCGTCAACGATGGCGGCCGATGCTATACTAGATATGAAATCTTGACCGGTCATGTATGGAGATGTGCATGTAAAGCAAGAGGACATGAACCGGAACAACCAACAGCGATGGGAATCTGCGTTGATTCACGTAAGAGGATGCAACCGGAATTACCTGATGGGTATTTCGGCAATGCAACTTTTAATGTAATTGCAGTGAGCACCGCCGGTGAGATTACATCAAACCCATTAGAGTTTGCCTCAGGCAAAATCAGGGAGGCAATACAAAAGGTAACATCTGAGTATGTAACATCTGCTATAACTTTCTTGAAGAATCAAAAAGATTTAACCAGGTTTCAAGATTTTCATACATTAGGAGGTACTGTTGAAGGACCTTTTTATGGAAACCCTAATATCGGAGTGGTCAGCTGGTTGAGATTGCCAATTTATGGTCTTGATTTTGGGTGGGGAAAAGAAATTTATATGGGACCAGGAACTCATTATTTGGACGGGGGATCATTGCTTATTCCTCATCATGATGAAGAGGGATCGTTAGTTCTCGCTATATGTTTGCGGGTAGCTCATATGGATGCTTTTAAGAAGTACTTTTATGAAGGTCTCGTTTGA